From Nilaparvata lugens isolate BPH chromosome 7, ASM1435652v1, whole genome shotgun sequence, one genomic window encodes:
- the LOC111052282 gene encoding short coiled-coil protein homolog has protein sequence MEISGTKIHDDMNNIPLADDDPQAVISEDGDMTEASDPMLRGRSLDSIPSTFTNGSSSPGPNSLDPDMSPDEQEEKARLISQVLELQNTLDDLSQRVDSVKEENLKLRSENQVLGQYIENLMSASSVFQSTSPKTKKK, from the exons ATGGAAATATCTGGGACCAAGATTCACGatgatatgaataatattcctttAGCGGATGACGATCCACAAG CCGTAATCTCAGAAGATGGAGATATGACAGAGGCTTCTGATCCCATGTTGAGAGGTCGCAGTCTCGATTCTATTCCATCCACATTCACAAATGGAAGTAGCAGTCCAGGACCCAACA GTTTGGATCCAGATATGAGTCCTGATGAGCAAGAAGAGAAAGCTCGTTTGATATCTCAAGTATTGGAACTTCAAAATACTTTGGACG ATCTCTCTCAGAGGGTGGACAGTGTAAAAGAGGAAAACCTGAAACTTCGCTCAGAAAATCAAGTTTTAGGGCAGtacattgaaaacttgatgtcgGCATCGAGTGTATTCCAGTCTACTTCACCTAAAACAAAGAAGAAGTAA